In Amaranthus tricolor cultivar Red isolate AtriRed21 chromosome 3, ASM2621246v1, whole genome shotgun sequence, a single window of DNA contains:
- the LOC130808478 gene encoding uncharacterized protein LOC130808478: MEGILKSKGLRISRTKTEHLRRDFSGTLPIGEPEVSIGEEVVTSTTKYRYLRSVIQSNGEINGDVIHRIQAGWIKWRAATKVLCDRKFSSRLKGKFYRVAIRSALLYWAECWPVKKTFEHKIEVTEMCMLRWMCGYTLMDRIRNQDFRDNLGGCSYFCKDARK; the protein is encoded by the coding sequence ATGGAGGGAATTCTAAAAAGTAAAGGGTTGCGCATAAGTCGTACGAAAACTGAACATTTGCGACgcgactttagtgggacattgCCGATTGGGGAGCCAGAGGTGTCCATTGGTGAAGAAGTTGTAACAAGTACGACCAAGTACAGGTATttaagatcggttattcaaagTAATGGAGAGATTAACGGGGATGTTATCCATCGAATACAAGCAGGTTGGATCAAGTGGAGAGCAGCCACCAAGGTTCTATGTGATAGGAAGTTTTCAAGTaggttaaaaggtaaattttaccgaGTGGCAATCAGATCTGCTTTGTTGTATTGGGCTgaatgttggcccgtaaagaagacttttgaacataagataGAAGTAACAGAAAtgtgtatgctgaggtggatgtgcggttacacattgatggatcggaTTAGGAATCAGGATTTTAGAGATAACCTAGGGGGATGCTCCTATTTCTGCAAAGATGcacgaaaatag